One genomic region from Erythrobacter mangrovi encodes:
- a CDS encoding queuosine precursor transporter, which translates to MPSDTPTATHAHTNGIPRAMFVYTLLYGGMTVLAGVLAYKQVQLWPSDLAVEAGIFPYLLLVVISSTLAQLYGQARANLLVIWGFVPLAISAALILLVLGLPASPDMGADRLGAFETVLSSTPRIMAAGPAAYGVSLLLNVWIFSKLRGTGEGSSTASLMARGAIASALSQAIDSVIFITLAFYGEFPIANLLVGQVIAKVVLSLLLVPFLITGGVAFARWLDAR; encoded by the coding sequence ATGCCCAGCGACACGCCGACCGCGACACACGCGCACACCAACGGCATCCCCCGCGCGATGTTTGTCTACACGCTGCTCTATGGCGGTATGACCGTGCTGGCCGGCGTGCTGGCTTATAAGCAGGTCCAGTTGTGGCCGAGCGACCTGGCGGTCGAAGCGGGGATCTTTCCCTATCTCCTGCTGGTGGTCATTTCGAGCACGCTCGCGCAGCTTTACGGCCAGGCACGGGCCAATCTGCTGGTGATCTGGGGCTTCGTTCCCCTGGCGATCTCTGCAGCACTGATCCTGCTCGTGCTGGGTCTGCCCGCTTCGCCAGACATGGGTGCGGATCGCCTGGGCGCATTCGAGACGGTGCTGTCCTCCACCCCGCGCATCATGGCCGCCGGCCCTGCCGCCTACGGCGTATCGTTGCTGCTCAACGTGTGGATCTTCTCGAAGTTGCGCGGGACCGGCGAAGGCAGCAGTACTGCGTCGCTAATGGCCCGCGGGGCAATCGCCAGCGCGCTCAGCCAGGCAATCGATTCGGTGATCTTCATCACCCTGGCCTTCTATGGCGAGTTCCCGATCGCCAACCTGCTGGTCGGCCAGGTCATCGCAAAGGTCGTGCTGAGCCTGCTGCTGGTGCCGTTTCTGATCACCGGCGGGGTTGCTTTCGCCCGCTGGCTCGACGCCCGCTGA
- a CDS encoding dihydrolipoyl dehydrogenase family protein, which translates to MKFTHDVIVIGGGAAGLTAAGGCALFGLKVALIEGHKMGGECLNNGCVPSKALIGAAKRAGEAREATRFGVTLAPPQVSWSGVRQHIHDAIAGIEHHDSVETFEEMGCEVFTSRARITGRQSVEVEGRTLTAPRIVIATGSEPLVPAIDGIDTVPYLTNENLFELPEQPGHLVIIGGGAIGMEMAQAFRRLGSEVTVIELNKPMGRDDPDSVAVVMEVMREEGIRFVTDKATKIEGGVGGVTVHTDGGEAVVGTHLLVAVGRKARVAGFGAEEIGIAPGKNGFATDARRRTSVKGIYAIGDCRDGPRLTHVSGYEGSNVALEIVTGLPTKVDFRALPWCTYTEPEVAQIGMTEAEARAQHGDGVTIVKEEFAENERSIAEGYTKGHMKMVLKGKKVLGVSIVGKNAGELLLPFTQMITGKSNTFALGSAIISYPTRSEISKAAAFSAWEPTVFGSLPKKYAGLVAKLRRTFA; encoded by the coding sequence ATGAAATTCACCCATGATGTTATTGTGATTGGTGGTGGGGCCGCCGGGCTTACCGCAGCTGGTGGCTGCGCGCTTTTCGGGCTCAAGGTGGCGCTCATCGAAGGTCACAAGATGGGTGGCGAATGCCTCAATAACGGCTGCGTCCCGTCGAAGGCACTGATCGGCGCGGCCAAGCGGGCGGGCGAAGCGCGCGAGGCGACCCGCTTTGGCGTTACGCTTGCGCCGCCGCAGGTTTCCTGGTCGGGCGTTCGCCAGCACATCCATGATGCCATCGCCGGGATCGAGCACCACGATTCGGTCGAGACCTTCGAGGAAATGGGCTGCGAGGTCTTCACCAGCCGTGCCCGCATCACCGGCAGGCAATCGGTCGAGGTTGAAGGGCGCACGCTCACTGCACCGCGGATCGTAATCGCCACCGGGTCCGAACCTCTGGTGCCGGCGATCGACGGGATCGACACGGTGCCCTACCTGACCAACGAGAACCTGTTCGAACTACCCGAGCAGCCGGGTCATCTCGTCATCATCGGTGGCGGGGCGATCGGCATGGAGATGGCGCAGGCCTTCCGTCGCCTGGGCAGTGAGGTCACCGTGATCGAGCTGAACAAGCCGATGGGTCGCGACGATCCGGACTCGGTCGCAGTCGTGATGGAAGTGATGCGCGAAGAAGGCATCCGTTTCGTCACCGACAAGGCTACCAAGATCGAGGGTGGTGTCGGCGGCGTGACCGTCCACACTGATGGAGGCGAAGCCGTTGTCGGTACGCACCTGCTGGTGGCGGTCGGTCGCAAGGCACGGGTTGCGGGCTTCGGTGCGGAAGAGATCGGTATTGCTCCCGGCAAGAACGGTTTTGCTACCGATGCACGACGCCGCACTTCGGTGAAGGGTATCTATGCCATCGGCGACTGCCGCGACGGACCTCGCCTGACCCATGTCTCGGGCTATGAAGGCTCGAACGTCGCGCTCGAGATCGTCACCGGCCTGCCGACCAAGGTCGATTTCCGGGCCTTGCCCTGGTGCACCTATACCGAGCCCGAAGTGGCGCAGATCGGCATGACCGAGGCAGAGGCGCGCGCGCAGCACGGCGATGGCGTCACCATCGTCAAGGAAGAGTTCGCCGAAAACGAGCGCTCGATCGCCGAAGGCTATACCAAGGGCCACATGAAGATGGTGCTGAAGGGCAAGAAGGTGCTCGGCGTGAGCATTGTCGGCAAGAATGCCGGGGAATTGTTGTTGCCCTTTACGCAGATGATCACCGGCAAGAGCAACACCTTTGCGCTTGGCAGCGCGATCATCAGTTACCCGACCCGCAGCGAGATCTCGAAGGCGGCGGCCTTCTCTGCGTGGGAGCCCACCGTCTTCGGCAGCCTGCCCAAGAAATACGCCGGGTTGGTGGCGAAGTTGCGCCGGACCTTCGCCTGA
- a CDS encoding TonB-dependent receptor → MKFKYLLAASAASITASTFIAAPAAAQSTGSVDFEEGSVIIVSGARVAGVGGVEIPDTPKAKQVLTEEIIRAQRPGQTVNEIVNLIPGVSFQNNDPWGSSGGSFTIRGFSADRISQTLDGLPLNDSGNYALYTNQQVDPEVLEQVNVNLGVTDVDSPTASAVGGTINIRTREPSDEFAITGTITVGDTFPSGDNSGRSRLYMRGFGMIDTGDFTGFGTKAFFSASYTRYNNPFNNYGEVEKQQYNARIWQDIGDNGDFIAVAGHYNENRNNFFGSFTLPNFPTTKADRFYDINYPCTLEPGTIFGAGGVNGTAETYSDRNGCGAEFDRRYNPSNTGNIRGASRFTLSDQLVLTVDPSYQYVKANGGGPEDLREGFRNVGGVNYTGFISGGYYFGRDLNGDGDLLDSVGGIDPSHTETNRFGVIASLAYEISPEHRLRLAYTWDRARHRQTGSTTFLLPNGEPVDVFPINDPLLTSNGDVLNKRDRLSYATLNQISGEYRGEFGNLTTVLGLRAPFFKRELNQNCFTTTPDAGRGFIDCLGSQDTTAYEAANPNYALPQSRTYKYDKLLPNLGATYAFGDASIFANYAKGLSVPGTDPLYASLFFPAGTEGVQPAPETTDSFDLGLRWQSGNLQAQLAGYYTMYENRLATAYDPEQDTVLFRNLGKVDKYGVDGSVSWRPNQDVVLYVFGSITESEIKNDLVGGTCSIRSGVVQNQIYGCTAANVGSTFVIPLAGKEESGAPTWSIGARAQARIGEFEFGAQVKHTGSRWINDENRPLFDSANASPTDPDNILYSAKVGGYTVVDLDVRWTFAENPFGKDVALQLNVTNLFDELHVGGFGGSLNSTSSPFVQIGAPRAASLSLIFGY, encoded by the coding sequence ATGAAGTTCAAGTATCTCCTGGCCGCGTCGGCTGCCAGCATCACCGCAAGTACCTTCATCGCAGCGCCCGCCGCAGCGCAATCGACCGGTTCGGTCGACTTCGAGGAAGGCAGCGTCATCATCGTCAGCGGCGCGCGTGTTGCTGGTGTAGGGGGTGTCGAAATTCCCGATACTCCCAAAGCGAAGCAGGTCCTGACCGAAGAGATCATTCGCGCACAGCGCCCTGGCCAGACTGTGAACGAAATCGTGAACCTCATTCCGGGCGTAAGCTTCCAGAATAATGACCCCTGGGGTTCGTCAGGTGGCAGCTTCACCATTCGTGGTTTCAGCGCCGATCGTATTTCGCAGACTTTGGACGGTTTGCCCCTCAACGATTCGGGCAATTATGCCCTCTACACCAACCAGCAGGTCGATCCCGAAGTGCTGGAGCAGGTCAACGTCAACCTCGGGGTGACCGATGTCGATAGCCCGACTGCCTCGGCTGTGGGTGGCACGATCAATATCCGGACTCGCGAGCCTAGCGACGAGTTCGCCATTACCGGCACGATCACCGTCGGCGACACTTTCCCTAGCGGTGACAATTCTGGCCGGTCTCGCCTGTATATGCGTGGATTCGGAATGATCGATACGGGTGATTTTACCGGCTTCGGCACAAAGGCGTTCTTCTCCGCCAGCTACACTCGCTACAACAACCCGTTCAACAACTACGGTGAAGTAGAAAAGCAACAGTACAACGCCCGCATCTGGCAGGACATCGGCGACAACGGCGACTTCATCGCTGTGGCCGGTCACTACAACGAGAACCGCAACAATTTCTTCGGTTCGTTCACTCTGCCGAATTTTCCGACCACAAAGGCGGATCGCTTCTACGACATCAACTATCCCTGTACGCTTGAGCCAGGCACGATCTTTGGCGCTGGTGGCGTGAACGGAACGGCTGAAACCTACTCGGATCGCAATGGCTGCGGCGCCGAGTTCGATCGACGCTACAACCCCTCGAATACCGGAAACATCCGCGGGGCGTCGCGCTTCACGCTTTCCGATCAGCTCGTTCTCACCGTTGATCCAAGCTACCAGTATGTGAAGGCGAATGGCGGCGGTCCGGAAGATCTTCGCGAAGGCTTCCGCAACGTTGGCGGTGTCAACTACACTGGCTTCATCTCGGGTGGATACTACTTCGGCCGCGACCTCAACGGCGATGGCGATCTGCTCGACAGCGTTGGTGGTATTGACCCCAGCCACACCGAAACCAATCGCTTTGGCGTGATTGCGTCGCTTGCCTATGAGATCAGCCCGGAGCACCGCCTCCGCCTGGCCTATACCTGGGACCGTGCACGCCACCGCCAAACCGGATCGACAACGTTCCTGCTGCCCAATGGCGAACCAGTTGATGTCTTCCCGATCAATGATCCGTTGCTGACGTCGAATGGCGATGTTCTCAACAAGCGTGATCGCCTGTCCTATGCAACTCTCAATCAGATCTCGGGTGAGTATCGCGGTGAGTTCGGCAACCTGACCACTGTCCTTGGTCTGCGCGCACCTTTCTTCAAGCGTGAATTGAACCAGAATTGCTTCACGACCACGCCCGATGCGGGTCGCGGCTTCATCGATTGTCTCGGATCCCAGGATACCACGGCCTACGAAGCCGCAAATCCAAACTACGCCTTGCCGCAGTCGCGCACGTATAAGTACGACAAACTGCTGCCGAACCTGGGCGCGACCTATGCCTTTGGTGATGCATCGATCTTTGCGAACTATGCGAAGGGTCTTTCGGTCCCTGGCACCGATCCGCTCTATGCTTCGCTGTTCTTCCCGGCCGGTACCGAGGGTGTTCAGCCTGCCCCGGAGACGACGGACAGCTTCGACCTCGGTCTGCGTTGGCAATCTGGCAACCTGCAGGCGCAGCTTGCTGGCTATTACACGATGTATGAGAATCGTTTGGCCACTGCTTACGACCCAGAGCAGGATACAGTTCTGTTCCGGAATCTCGGCAAGGTCGACAAATACGGCGTCGATGGCTCGGTCTCATGGCGTCCTAATCAAGACGTAGTCCTGTATGTCTTTGGATCGATCACTGAGTCCGAAATCAAGAACGACCTGGTTGGTGGCACCTGCTCTATCCGCAGCGGCGTAGTTCAGAACCAGATTTATGGTTGTACCGCCGCCAACGTGGGCAGCACATTCGTTATTCCGCTTGCCGGAAAGGAAGAAAGTGGTGCTCCGACCTGGTCGATTGGTGCTCGTGCGCAGGCCCGCATTGGCGAGTTCGAGTTCGGTGCGCAGGTCAAGCATACTGGCTCGCGTTGGATCAACGACGAAAACCGGCCGCTCTTCGATAGCGCGAATGCGTCACCTACCGATCCGGACAACATCCTCTACTCGGCAAAGGTCGGTGGCTACACGGTGGTCGATCTCGATGTGCGTTGGACCTTCGCTGAAAATCCCTTCGGCAAGGACGTTGCCCTGCAGCTCAATGTCACCAATCTGTTTGACGAACTCCATGTGGGTGGTTTCGGCGGCAGCCTGAATTCCACCAGCTCACCGTTTGTCCAGATCGGTGCGCCGCGCGCAGCCAGCCTTTCGCTGATCTTCGGTTACTAA
- a CDS encoding methyltransferase domain-containing protein — protein sequence MNLQNSQDYYGKVLASSADLRTDACCTAEAPPPAILAALRNVHEDVRARYYGCGLVAPQAIEGCHILDLGSGSGQDAYVLAQLVGEHGSVTGVDATPEQLAIAREHEEWHRERFGYAQSNVRFIEGDIEKLLELDLPEGHFDVIVSNCVINLVADKHAVFGAAHRLLKPGGELYFSDVYSERRVPEALRSDPVLHGECLSGALYWGDFIDLAKRAGFADPRLVTSRPLGIEDPAIAAKLDGIDFHSATYRLFKLDGLESQCEDYGQAVRYKGTVAGEERVFELDDHHLIEAGRMFLICGNSWKMLAETRFAEHFEFFGDFSTHYGVFPDCGTSAPFTAAQDKPATATSCC from the coding sequence ATGAATCTCCAGAACTCCCAGGACTACTACGGTAAGGTCCTTGCCTCTTCCGCCGACCTCAGGACCGACGCCTGTTGCACCGCCGAGGCACCGCCGCCCGCAATTCTCGCGGCGTTGCGCAACGTCCACGAGGATGTCCGCGCCCGCTATTACGGCTGCGGCCTGGTGGCACCACAGGCGATCGAGGGTTGCCACATCCTCGACCTCGGTTCGGGCAGCGGCCAGGATGCCTATGTCCTTGCCCAGCTAGTTGGCGAGCACGGCTCGGTCACCGGTGTTGATGCGACGCCGGAACAGCTGGCCATCGCGCGCGAGCACGAGGAATGGCATCGCGAGCGGTTCGGCTATGCGCAATCCAACGTCCGCTTCATCGAAGGCGATATCGAGAAGCTGCTCGAACTCGACCTGCCCGAAGGCCATTTCGACGTCATCGTTTCCAACTGCGTGATCAATCTCGTCGCCGACAAGCATGCGGTGTTCGGAGCGGCGCATCGCCTGCTCAAGCCGGGTGGCGAGCTATATTTCTCCGATGTCTACTCGGAACGCCGCGTGCCGGAGGCGTTGCGCAGCGATCCGGTGCTCCATGGCGAATGCCTTTCAGGCGCACTCTATTGGGGTGACTTCATCGACCTCGCCAAGCGCGCCGGATTTGCTGACCCACGGCTCGTCACCAGCCGCCCGCTGGGAATCGAGGATCCGGCAATCGCCGCGAAGCTCGATGGGATAGATTTCCATTCCGCGACCTATCGCCTGTTCAAGCTAGATGGGCTGGAAAGCCAGTGCGAGGACTATGGCCAGGCGGTGCGATACAAGGGCACGGTTGCAGGTGAGGAACGCGTGTTCGAGCTGGACGATCACCACCTGATCGAAGCCGGACGGATGTTCCTGATATGCGGCAATAGCTGGAAGATGCTGGCCGAAACCCGATTTGCCGAACACTTCGAATTCTTCGGCGATTTCAGCACGCATTACGGGGTGTTCCCCGATTGTGGCACAAGCGCGCCGTTCACGGCCGCGCAGGACAAGCCTGCTACGGCGACATCCTGTTGTTAA
- a CDS encoding SDR family oxidoreductase produces MLRILVTGAAGLVGGEVCARLVERGHRVTALVHRNTEICRNDGRQVAVASTLKGDVSRECLDWDEATYARVASTHDLLIHCAATVRFDLPEEDYAAVNVGGTANALTLAQAGDMHYLQVSTAYVCGTRNGTIREDDPLPELGFANGYEASKAAGERLVRASGLRWTIARPSIVVGDSATGAIRQFDTTYAAFKLIAEGRVRHMEARGAATLDFVPIDHVAEGIAALAEAKDRAIGGTYHLVSGQPLPVAQFAAAIGSYPQFHAPTLVAPEDFDPDALPAMERRLYRRVAGLYASYFQRDPHFDDSGFRDVTGLASPQTGEPYIRHLIDYCIQVGFLPPG; encoded by the coding sequence TTGTTAAGGATTCTCGTCACCGGAGCCGCCGGCCTGGTCGGCGGGGAAGTCTGCGCGCGGCTGGTCGAACGCGGACACCGGGTAACCGCGCTTGTCCATCGCAATACCGAAATCTGTCGCAATGATGGGCGGCAGGTGGCGGTCGCCTCGACCCTCAAGGGCGATGTCTCGCGCGAATGCCTCGACTGGGACGAGGCAACCTACGCCAGGGTAGCCTCCACGCACGACCTACTGATCCATTGCGCCGCCACCGTCCGGTTCGACCTGCCGGAAGAGGACTACGCGGCGGTCAATGTCGGCGGGACGGCCAATGCCCTCACGCTCGCCCAGGCTGGTGACATGCATTACCTGCAGGTTTCGACCGCCTATGTCTGCGGGACGCGCAACGGAACGATCCGCGAGGACGATCCCCTGCCCGAACTGGGCTTCGCCAATGGCTATGAAGCGAGCAAAGCGGCGGGCGAACGGCTGGTCCGCGCCAGCGGTTTGCGGTGGACGATTGCCCGCCCCTCGATCGTGGTCGGTGACAGCGCAACCGGTGCGATCCGCCAGTTCGATACGACCTACGCCGCCTTCAAACTGATCGCCGAAGGGCGGGTGAGGCATATGGAGGCAAGGGGCGCAGCCACGCTCGATTTCGTGCCGATCGACCATGTCGCCGAAGGGATTGCCGCGCTTGCCGAGGCAAAGGATCGGGCAATCGGCGGCACCTACCACCTGGTATCCGGCCAACCGCTGCCCGTCGCGCAGTTCGCCGCGGCGATCGGGTCATACCCGCAGTTTCACGCACCGACACTGGTCGCACCCGAAGACTTCGATCCCGACGCTCTCCCTGCCATGGAACGTCGGCTCTATCGGCGGGTCGCGGGGCTCTATGCGAGCTACTTCCAGCGCGACCCGCATTTCGACGATAGCGGGTTTCGCGACGTCACCGGCCTTGCCAGCCCGCAAACGGGCGAGCCCTATATCAGGCACCTGATCGATTACTGCATCCAGGTCGGCTTCCTGCCCCCGGGTTAA
- a CDS encoding isopenicillin N synthase family dioxygenase, giving the protein MTDSNTDIAVVSLAQPIESIADELGRSFEEYGFAVIRDHGIPQELIDRAEALSKEFFALPDETKRAYHIPGGGGARGYTPFGVEKAKDAKVHDLKEFWHVGRELPEGHPLAEYMAANIWPSEVEGFRDTFTELYSAFETAGGRVLEGIALHLGLDRCFFAPTVEDGNSVMRLLRYPPLEGAEAEGAIRAAAHGDINTITLLLGAEEAGLELLTKQGEWKAVEVPEGALVINVGDMLDRLTNGQLRSTTHRVVNPRGEAAYRARYSMPFFLHFRPDYVIETLPGCIDPTHPEDHPAPISSHDFLLQRLREINLA; this is encoded by the coding sequence ATGACCGATTCGAACACCGATATCGCGGTTGTGTCGCTGGCACAGCCAATTGAGAGCATCGCCGACGAGCTGGGCCGCAGCTTCGAGGAATATGGCTTCGCTGTCATCCGCGACCACGGCATCCCGCAGGAGCTGATCGACCGCGCCGAAGCGCTGTCGAAGGAATTCTTCGCACTGCCCGACGAGACCAAGCGAGCCTATCACATTCCGGGTGGCGGCGGTGCCCGCGGCTATACGCCGTTCGGGGTCGAGAAGGCCAAGGATGCCAAGGTCCACGACCTCAAGGAATTCTGGCACGTCGGGCGCGAGCTGCCCGAAGGCCACCCGCTCGCCGAATACATGGCCGCCAATATCTGGCCGAGCGAGGTCGAAGGCTTCCGCGATACTTTCACTGAGCTCTACTCGGCCTTCGAAACGGCTGGTGGGCGCGTCCTCGAAGGGATCGCGCTGCATCTGGGGCTCGATCGCTGTTTCTTCGCGCCCACCGTTGAGGACGGCAACTCGGTCATGCGCCTGCTGCGCTATCCGCCGCTCGAAGGCGCGGAAGCCGAAGGTGCGATCCGGGCCGCGGCACATGGGGACATCAACACGATCACGCTACTGCTCGGCGCCGAAGAGGCCGGGCTCGAACTGCTGACGAAGCAGGGCGAATGGAAGGCTGTGGAAGTGCCCGAAGGTGCGCTGGTGATCAACGTCGGCGACATGCTCGACCGGCTGACCAATGGCCAGCTGCGCTCGACCACGCACCGCGTCGTGAACCCGCGTGGCGAAGCAGCCTATCGCGCGCGCTATTCGATGCCCTTCTTCCTGCACTTCCGGCCCGACTATGTGATCGAGACGCTACCCGGCTGCATTGACCCGACGCATCCGGAGGATCATCCGGCTCCGATCTCGAGCCATGATTTCCTGCTGCAGCGCCTGCGCGAGATTAATCTTGCCTGA
- a CDS encoding radical SAM protein, with the protein MATRSASRNVPTGPSPFAVEAAPLPAEKFADPRVTAKGEERASVALTKLETLWLNTGTLCNLACATCYIESSPTNDALVYLSADHAARFLDEAQAMGTREIGFTGGEPFMNPDMLAMLEDTLGRGFEALVLTNAMKPMRRHEAALLSLRERFGSKLTLRVSLDHHSGPVHEAERGPRSWEPALDGLRWLSANGFSIAVAGRLLPGESEADARPAYADLFAREGIAVDAADPARLSLFPEMDAAKDVAEITSACWDILGKDPRDIMCATSRMVVHRKGEPAPRVVACTLIPYDPGFDMGGTLAEASRPVALNHPHCARFCVLGGASCSA; encoded by the coding sequence ATGGCGACGCGCAGCGCCAGCCGCAATGTGCCGACCGGCCCTTCGCCCTTTGCGGTCGAGGCCGCACCGCTGCCCGCAGAGAAGTTTGCTGATCCGCGGGTGACGGCAAAGGGCGAAGAGCGGGCCAGTGTTGCACTGACGAAGCTCGAGACGCTGTGGCTCAATACCGGTACGCTGTGCAATCTTGCCTGTGCGACCTGCTATATCGAGAGCAGCCCGACCAACGATGCGCTGGTCTATCTGTCCGCCGACCATGCGGCGCGCTTTCTCGACGAAGCGCAGGCCATGGGCACGCGCGAGATCGGCTTCACCGGCGGCGAGCCTTTCATGAACCCGGACATGCTGGCGATGCTCGAAGATACGCTGGGTCGGGGCTTCGAAGCGCTGGTGCTGACCAATGCGATGAAGCCGATGCGCCGGCACGAGGCGGCATTGCTGTCACTGCGCGAACGGTTCGGAAGCAAGCTGACGTTGCGTGTCAGCCTCGACCACCATAGCGGCCCGGTCCACGAGGCCGAACGCGGCCCGCGCAGCTGGGAACCCGCACTGGACGGATTGCGTTGGCTTTCGGCGAATGGCTTCTCGATCGCCGTGGCGGGGCGCCTGCTACCAGGCGAGAGCGAAGCTGACGCGCGCCCGGCTTACGCCGATCTCTTTGCGCGTGAGGGGATCGCCGTCGATGCCGCGGACCCCGCCAGGCTGTCGCTATTCCCGGAAATGGACGCGGCCAAGGACGTGGCCGAGATCACCAGCGCCTGCTGGGACATTCTCGGCAAGGATCCGCGCGACATCATGTGCGCGACCAGCCGCATGGTGGTGCATCGCAAGGGCGAGCCCGCACCGCGCGTCGTCGCCTGCACCCTGATCCCCTACGACCCAGGCTTCGACATGGGCGGGACATTGGCCGAGGCGTCACGCCCGGTCGCTCTCAACCATCCGCATTGCGCGCGTTTCTGCGTGCTCGGCGGGGCGAGCTGTTCCGCCTGA
- a CDS encoding NupC/NupG family nucleoside CNT transporter, which translates to MPPILINIVGILAILLIAFVLSVGKRRIKLRVVGAAFALQAFMAFLVLGTSGGRAVIQGMADGVAALLSYAGQGTQFLFGPNETNPLANTFALGALPVIIFFAALVSILYHLGIMQRVVRWVGGAIGFVTGISRVESLGAAANIFVGQSESPLVVRPYLAALEPSRLFTLMSVGMAGVAGTILAAYAGLLGSEYLPFLLAAAFMSAPGGILMAKIIMPDDIEPLADVEGDIALPQARISGEGPAAITEGDKPHEVEVAETFEEGHKPANIIEAAAQGAQTGVKLAVAVGAMVLAFVALVALANGILGGIGGWLGMPDLSFQKLLGFVFAPVMFLLGVPWAEAGTAGGLFGTKIVLNEFVAFIDLGAMEPGSLSDRTRAIITFALCGFANFSSIAIQMAVTGGLAPNQRPVIARLGIRALAAGSLANLMSAALAGLFLPY; encoded by the coding sequence ATGCCGCCAATCCTGATCAATATCGTCGGCATACTGGCGATCCTTCTCATCGCGTTCGTGCTGTCGGTAGGCAAGCGACGGATCAAGCTGCGCGTGGTTGGCGCGGCCTTTGCCTTGCAAGCCTTCATGGCGTTCCTCGTGCTCGGCACCAGCGGCGGGCGCGCTGTCATCCAGGGCATGGCCGATGGTGTCGCGGCGCTGCTGTCCTACGCCGGGCAGGGGACCCAGTTCCTGTTCGGTCCGAACGAGACCAATCCGCTGGCCAACACGTTCGCGCTGGGCGCCCTGCCGGTGATCATCTTCTTCGCCGCGCTGGTCTCCATCCTCTACCACCTTGGTATCATGCAACGCGTGGTGCGCTGGGTCGGCGGGGCTATCGGCTTCGTCACGGGCATCAGCCGGGTCGAATCGCTCGGGGCGGCGGCCAATATCTTCGTCGGCCAGTCGGAAAGCCCGCTGGTCGTACGCCCCTATCTCGCGGCGCTCGAGCCATCGCGCCTGTTCACGCTGATGAGTGTCGGCATGGCCGGTGTCGCGGGGACGATCCTCGCTGCCTATGCTGGCCTGCTCGGCAGTGAGTATTTGCCATTCCTGCTCGCCGCAGCCTTCATGTCGGCACCGGGCGGTATCCTCATGGCCAAGATCATCATGCCCGACGACATCGAACCTTTGGCGGACGTTGAGGGCGATATCGCATTGCCCCAGGCGCGCATTAGCGGCGAAGGTCCGGCAGCGATCACCGAAGGCGACAAGCCACATGAAGTCGAAGTCGCCGAGACTTTCGAGGAGGGCCACAAGCCCGCCAATATCATCGAGGCTGCGGCTCAGGGCGCGCAGACCGGGGTAAAGCTGGCGGTCGCAGTTGGCGCCATGGTGCTTGCCTTTGTCGCGCTGGTCGCGCTCGCCAACGGCATCCTCGGCGGCATCGGCGGCTGGCTTGGCATGCCCGATCTCTCGTTCCAGAAGCTCCTGGGTTTCGTCTTCGCCCCCGTCATGTTCCTGCTGGGCGTGCCCTGGGCCGAAGCCGGCACGGCAGGCGGGCTGTTCGGCACCAAGATCGTGCTCAACGAATTCGTCGCTTTCATCGATCTCGGTGCGATGGAGCCCGGCTCGCTGAGCGACCGCACTCGCGCGATCATCACCTTTGCTCTCTGTGGCTTCGCCAATTTCAGCTCGATCGCCATCCAGATGGCGGTCACTGGTGGTCTTGCGCCAAATCAAAGACCGGTCATCGCCCGGCTCGGTATCAGGGCGCTCGCTGCCGGCAGCCTCGCCAACCTGATGAGCGCGGCGCTGGCGGGACTCTTCCTACCGTATTAA
- a CDS encoding glycosyltransferase — protein MSVAIVIPALDEEAALPILAAHLARLDPTPADVLLVDGGSGDQTVAIADAAGWRVVASERGRALQVNRGVAEARGDLVCVVHADTLPPLDMVAVIEEALSDPKVALASFTPLIKGSAKTRWGTTAHNWIKTWYAPLITRPHLFLRGVRLLFGDHAMFFRKADFLALGGCTPGDAVMEEADLCVKFARLGRIRMVPRWAVTSDRRIAAWGPLKANWIYFKVGMLWAFGLRSRMAKHYPDVR, from the coding sequence ATGAGCGTTGCGATCGTAATCCCGGCGCTCGACGAGGAAGCGGCACTGCCTATCCTCGCGGCGCATCTGGCACGGCTCGATCCCACCCCGGCGGACGTGCTGCTGGTGGACGGGGGAAGCGGGGATCAAACGGTCGCCATTGCCGACGCAGCGGGCTGGCGCGTCGTCGCCAGCGAGCGCGGCCGTGCCCTGCAGGTCAATCGCGGGGTCGCCGAAGCGCGCGGAGACCTGGTCTGCGTGGTCCACGCGGACACCTTGCCGCCGCTCGACATGGTTGCTGTGATCGAGGAGGCGCTGAGCGACCCGAAGGTGGCGCTGGCCAGCTTTACCCCGCTGATCAAGGGGTCCGCCAAGACCCGCTGGGGTACGACTGCGCACAACTGGATCAAGACCTGGTATGCGCCGCTGATTACCCGCCCGCACCTGTTCCTCCGTGGTGTCCGGCTGCTGTTCGGCGACCACGCGATGTTCTTTCGCAAGGCCGATTTCCTCGCGCTGGGCGGCTGCACGCCGGGTGACGCGGTGATGGAGGAAGCCGACCTCTGCGTGAAGTTCGCGCGGCTGGGCAGGATTCGCATGGTGCCGCGCTGGGCGGTTACTTCGGACCGGAGGATTGCCGCCTGGGGTCCGCTCAAGGCCAACTGGATCTATTTCAAGGTCGGCATGCTGTGGGCGTTCGGCCTGCGTAGTCGCATGGCCAAGCATTACCCGGACGTGCGATAG